The nucleotide window AAAGTTTGAATTAGGAAGGGAAGAGCGGACAGTGAGAATGAAGAACAATCTAAGGCAATTACCTCTTGAGGGGGCTCGCGGATTACAATCCCAGCCTGGATAGGGCGTGGAGCTCTCAAGGCTCACGGAGCCGGTTCAGGTGGCAGGGGTTGTGCCTCGGCTTCAGGAAAGCGAGCAAGAAACTCAGTGTCAGCATCATAGGGATATCTTAGTTCTGCAAAGATGTtcgcgaagagttcgtcatcccTTTGTCCCCAGCAGTTGACAGAGACTTTTGACCACCATTGCTCATACCCTTCGGCATTCCCATCCACCGGAACTATGTCATGGGCCCAGTCAGGGAGATCAACTAGTGCAAGCATGCTTTGTGCCAGTGGAGGCCCAGTAGCGGGGCCAATTCTGCGccaagaagtgttgtagttccaggcatcgTAGAGGAGGAATGGTACTAATTGGCAAGGCCAAATTGGCGAGCAAAATGGTTGGACgcgtaaagctcataactaAGATCATCAGCAGCGAGCCTAATATCTGAACAGGAGATCGAGCGGCGAAAAGCCATGCTCGTGCAATCACTGTAGTTAGGGGCTCCAGGAAGGAACCCATTTTCAAGTGGAGGCGGGAATCTTCTACCAAGCACTAGGTCGCAGTACGACATTTCGTGTAGAAGGTACAGATATGTGAAGCACTCAGAATAAGGAGGGGATGTGTACCTTTCCTTGCGACTAAGccattgacccaagagttgATCAGCCGATGGAAGCAGTGAAATGTCGTCGCGACGAAAGTATGGAAAATAAGTTTGAATCTAGAAGTCAaggatccaaaaagggccagaGATGCTAGTCTCAAAAGGATGTATGGTAGCCTGGTATAAAGTGCGGTAGAGGGCGCCCAATACTGGTTGCCCCAATCCTACGCGGCGGCCATTATAGAGGGATGTTGCTAAAGAAGTCCAAGGACCAGTGGGTTTGTTGGCAGAGGTACAAAAGATGAACTTGCAGAGCCAGTACTCAAGAAAAGCAATTCCACCTATTGCATTGTGCTCTCTGCAGTAATAGGCCAGCCACCGCGGATAGGAGCTACTGTGAGCGCTGCGACCTGTTTGGGCCATGGTCGAGGGAAAAGGGGCAGAGTCGAATTGGCCTTGCAGATAGGGCTCGCCATCGATAGGTAGTCCAGTAATGGTAAGGATATCTAGCAAGGTAATGCCCATTTGGACAAATCGGAAATCAAaggtgttggtggtggtatTCCAAAAGCAGAGAAAGGCGGTGAGCGGTGAGCGATTGCCACCCCGCGGGAGgtgaaagcataaatcaatagTATAGGTGATACCTGCCGCTTTCCAGCGAGCTAGATCTCGCGCTCGCTCTTCGCGATACCAAGAGAGCTCAGCTACGCTGATCGAGGATGGCCAGTGCCCTATTTTCGGGTGATGTTTTTGTGCACCCCAACTACTGAAGTCTCCCGGGGTCCTTCGGAGGACCGGAATGGGTCGACGGATGGGTAAGCCGTAGAGGGCAATAGCGTCATCGGGGATAGAATCTCGCGGCGCCGAACCCAATCCGACGTGATGATTTGGAAGCTTGAGAAGCAAAGGTCTCTGGATAGTAGTGTGGATGTGACAGCGGGCACCGACGTTGGTTCCCCAAGTATAGGCAATCTGCTCATTGAGTTCCGCTTCTTGATCGATGACTATTTTCTTTGGGGGAGACATTTCTAGGTTTCTAAGGAAGAAGATGATCGGAATGagagggtttctgggtttaggaGACTAAAGAGTTTTTGATGTGACAGGTTCGAAATGGCTGCGGGATTTAACtaagagattttgtgagggaaacgatacgacgAAAAGACGTTTTGCAAAGCGAATAGACGCAACCCTCATTAATGACCTCGTTTCGGTCGCAAGGCGTGTCGTTTTaatccccttcaatcagttacattttcgcgggcctgatttcggggtctggggggcaatgtttgagcccaaaagtaattttggcaagatcctttagtggatttagcatagcaggccgatacttgcggcccaaaaataagtctacttgggtttgggttacagcttcacccattctgtaatccataaggaaaacgagcccttattggagtcaagaagcagagattgaataggaaacttcaatcaataatccttctatggaaacgaacagtcgaaaccctaggtataaataccaggtttcaaggatgaATTAaggacaactctcaaatcaactaatcgcacagattatcaaaggagcataccttcaacctagttgaaaacccggcgaccgtacttctagtcctagtctctccaagagccgattgCTAGTGCTACTaccaccgatactaccagcgaagtaagggtaatgccctcgcaacccagcgaagctaaagtcacgctttagcaaaccagTGCTTTCTCTAAACTTCgcggtgattgctctgctcaacctgcaacgtttgagtatcgatttggtgtcgcgaagagatcacagccaaagcccttacccgtaaggcaagaagtccttttccagaaggcagagaaaagagccttgtgacgaggttagtgctctcctcatccacaacgcttgattcaagaagtcaggtcaagggactccccgacgactgcacccaacggtgctggcacgtctgccaatcacacgctcaaaagagacagtttgcaagccaactggttttggagccaaacatttatGATGAACTTTATTTTTGTACAAGGCATTGGAAACCTTTATTTGACAAGAATATTGAACTCGATTAAACTCAAATCAAGCTTTCACTAGCTCTCAGATAAAACTAAGTGCATTTTCTTGAAAATATTCTTaagggagaatatcacaaatttTTTTAGAGGAATAAGTCAGCCCTTTATTTAAACGGTAAAAATTACGCATTACAAAGTTCTGCTGCAATTGCAGCTAGAAGAAAAggagtagaaaaataaaaacattcatgCTGCAAAGAGCAAGCATGCGAAGCTAACTGGTGTGCCACATTATTACCCATCCTTCCTATATGAGTAACTCGTACAAATGCATCTGACTCCAGCATAACAATCAGATCATCATAAATCCTTCCCAGAACGGACGTGTTGCTACCTATAGACGCACACAATTGACTTGGACTGCCAATGTATCTGTCTCCAAAATCGCAAGAAAAATGAATGATTCACAGCAAACTCCATAGCTTTCTTACACGCCAAAACCTCCCCATGTTCTGGTGACAATATGCCACTTAGAGGACAGGCACCTCCAACTAACATTACCCCAAGTTCATTTCGAATCACAAAGCCTGCACCGCCCTTGCGAGTCACATGATTAAACGCCCCATCAACGTTAATTTTCAGAAAGCCTAATGGCGGAGCAGCCCACCTCACCATGCAACTTCTTCTAGTTACATTACTACCTTTTTTCAGGTTATGAAATCAAAATTCCTGAATTCTAGCCATATTGCTTATAATCACATCACGTGCATCTcccttcttttggttccagatcCGATCATTCCTCTCCTTCCAAATCCCATACAGATGATAGACAaattcaccaaagttaggtaATGACAGCTCTACAGTGCAGGAACTTAGCCATTGAAGCAAACCAACTCCCACACTCTGAGGAACATAACAAACCTATCTAAAAATAGGATTGGACTTCAACACCGATTGAGTAAATAGACAATCTCTGCAAATATGTAATGTAGACTCACTGTATGACTCGCACAACACACACAATGTGAAGTCCAGCTGCACCCTTCTCAACTCAAGCTTCTCAAGAGAAGGCAAAATATCCAAACACACCCTCTAGAAATGAAGCTTGGCCTTATTTGGAGTGGTAATGCTCCAAACCTTCTTCCAAAAAGTACTCCCCACCGAAGATACCAATGGACTATTACTAGAGGAATTGGATAACGAAGCACAGTAAGTAGATTTAACTGAATACGTACCATCCTTTGTCAGTTTCCCTATCAATTTGTCAGCCACCACTCGTCTGCTCAATGGTATGCTAGTAATCATCTCTGCCTCCAACGCCGGAAACAAGCGATGAATCTTGACCTCATCCCAAATCCCCGTTTCCAGCAATAAATCCGCCACAGTATTTACCTCACTTTGAGCTGAAGCTGTCCAAGTAGGCCTCCCATTAGGTAATGCCGGAATCCAATTAGCAGAAAAAATCCCAATGTCTTTACCATCCCCAACTTGCCAACAATAACTGTCTTGTAACAATTCTCGAGTAGAAAAAAGACTTCTCCAAGAGTAAGAAAGAGAAGTATGCGGTGTAGCATCCCAAAAAGAGACCTCCGGAAAATACTTTGCCTTATACAAACGGGCAACTAGAGAAGAAGGATTAAGGAGCACTCGCCATGCTTGCTTTGCTAGCATAGCAACGTTAAAATTAGACAGACTCCGAAACCCTAGACCACTTGCCTCCTTTGGATTACACAATGCATCCCATTTCTTCCAATGTATCGTCCTCTTGTCGAGTGTGCTCCCCCACCAATACCTTGCACACATTTGTTCCCTATCATCACAAAAAAATTTTGTCAATTGAAAAACACTCATTGCATAAGTAGGTAACGCAGATGCCACTACTCGAATAAGAATGTCTTTCCCTGCCCTACTAAGCAATTTTCCTTGCCATGTAGCCAGCTTCTTTTCCAGTTTCTCTTTGATATACTGAAAAGTAGCTGTTTTCTTCCGCCCTACATAAGTAGGCAAACCTAAATATTTCTCATGCACCTCCACCACTTGTACTCCCAAGTAAGTAGACACCTCTTCTTGCACCTCCTCTTGAACATTCTTACTAAATACCACTGAGCTCTTGTCAAAGTTAACAAGTTACCCAAAAGCCCTTCCATAAGTCTCTATCACATCTTGTAATTCATAACAACTCTCCAACGAAGCATGAGCATAAATCATACTATCATCAGCAAATAATAGGTGATTAACTGAAGGAGCATTGTTACAAATCTCAATCCCTGGAAGAAGTCCCAAAGATTGTTTTTGTTGCAATAATGCAGAGAAGCCTTCAGCTCCAATGAGAAATAAATAAGGTGAAAGAGGGTCACCTTGACATAACCCGCGACTAGGACAAACATAACCCCTCAGTTTGCCTCTAATCAAGAATGAATACAGAACAGAAGTGACACATTGCATGACCATATTAATCCAATCCTGAGCAAAGCCAAACCTGACCATCACCATCCTTAGAAAAATCCACTCCATACGATCATAAGCCTTACTAAGATCCATCTTTAATGCCATAAATCCATCATTGCCATCCCTTTTATTGTGCACAAAATGAGCAATCTCATTGGCAACAAGAATATTGTCAATAATTAACCTTCCAGGGACAAACGCACTCAGAAAAGGAGAGATCACCGAAGGCAGGATCATATTCAATCTGTTTGCAACAACTTTCGAGCAAACCTTATAAATTACATTACACAAAGCAATAGGCCTCAAATTAGACATATGCTCCGGGGAACTAACCTTTGGAATAAGGCATATATATGTATGCATAAAATTAATTTGCCGAAGAAGTTGTCCCGTTTGTAAAAAACTAATGACCGCTTCACATACATCAGCCCCAATTAATAATGTCCCAATATTGTTGGAAAAATAATGGAGGCATTTCATCTGGACCGGGAGACTTGGTTGGATACATTTGGAACAATGCATGTCGCACTTCCTCTGACATATAGGGAGCACAGAGTTGGATATTCATCTCCTGACTGATACTAGGTTGGATAGCTTCCAACGTCTTGTTCACAGCCTTAAAATCTACCTCAGAGGCCTGGAACATAGTAGAAAAATAGGACGTAACTATTCTCTCAACACCTGCATCATCCTCCGTCCACTGCCCATCTTCATCAAAAAGACCCTGGAAcgtatttttcctttttctatttTGAGCTTTCCGATGAAAAAACCCAGTGTTTCGATCCCCTTCCTGAAGCCACAAAACCTTTGATCGCTGCCTCCAGAAAGACTCTTCTTGATATGACAAAGTTTGAAGTCCGTCCATCAACTCCTTCTTTTCTTGTTGTACTGCCTCAGAAACAGACACGACAAGAAGTTCCTTCAACCTTGACTGTATACCAAGCATTTGGAGTTGTCGACCCCTAAACACTCGCTTTTGCCACTTATCCAACTAGATATGAGTGTGTGCGATCTTTTTAGTAACGCAGAACATTAGTGTGCCAGCAATGTCAATTCTCCAAGCCTCAGTCACTACTCCCACGCACTCAGGATGCTGTACGGCTATACccaaaaagcttcaaacttAAACCGATGAAACTTTGGTCTAGAAGCCACATGAGTCGTACTGGCCTTCAAAAGAATAGGCACATGATCGGAATTAGTCGGCTGCAGATGAAAGAGCTTCGAATGACCAAACAGATCAAACCAACTTGCGTACATACTGCTCTATCCATCCTCAACTAAGTTTCTGAGTTCCACCAAGTAGCCATTGCCCCATGATACCTTAGATCCAACAACTGCCCGTACCCTAAGGCCTCCCGAAACCCTCTCATCTGCCTTTCCGCCCTAACCGGACCACTGATCTTCTCCCCATTATTCAATATCTCATTAAAGTCTCCAATGATTATCTAGGGTAGCGAATCAAGATCCGAGAGGTCTCGGAGCAATTGCCAGGATCTATCCCTTTCTCTAGTCCTAGCATAGCCATAAAAGCCCGTCAACCTCCATGACGGTAATCCAGAACCCCCAACCACCTCCGCATCCATATGGTGGGCCGATGTTGTTCTCATATGCAAATTAACATCGTCATTCCAAAATAACCCCAGGCCCCCCGCTTGACCCTCGCTAAGGACTGTCTCTGCATGTGCAAACCCTAGGGCACGATGTAGTTTGTCAAAGTCCTCCTTCCGGCTAATCTTTGTCTCGCAAAGAAATACGATCTGAGGACGTTTTTGAGTAATCAAATCCTTCGGGGCCCTAATCATAGCATCATTACATATTTCTCGGCAATTCCAACTGAGTACGTCCAGATCCATGATAGATCGATTTGCTTTCTAAAACCTAGAAAGTAACCCTAGCAGCAGAGCAACTAGGTCAATGTTGTTCAATTTGTCTCGGACGACCAGTATTTAACAAAGAATATCACAAATTAATGGTCACTAAATTCTTATTctatcaatcactttagtcactttgcATTCTCCATCAATATCTCAGTTAACTAGACGATATTTTTGCACATATGCATTTTTTATAGGGTAATTTGGTCAAAATCTCACTTTAGCCATTTCTCCCAATCAATCCAATTCAGATTTCTTAGTTTTTCACCTGTGGCTAGGCGAAGATATTTTTGATATTGTGGCAAATTTTCTTTAACGGAAAAATAATGGAGTGACTAAAGGGAATAACAGAGTTAAAATTGAATGACCatagtgatatatttaaaaactgAGTAACCAAGGTGTCCAACAGATAAAGGTTGAGAgatcatttgtgatattctccatATTCTTAATAATCTTAGTTCTTTGTTTCTCAAATCTATATGGCTCGTTGATTAACTTTTGTCGCTAATTGTAATATTGTGTAATTGTCTTTCAATAGCCACACCCTTCCCTTAATAATCTTATTATACCTgttcgtttttgaaaattttacacGCACGTTCGACCTAATTAATTCAGTTACCTGGCTCTTCAACCGCCCCGGTTTCCCTCACCCCCAAACACCCTTTTATTTTCTCAACCTTTCAACTTTACCCTTTGAATGCCTCCAACACCTCATGTAGCCACATACTCGTCGGTGGGGAGATGGGTGCACCAAGTGCAGCAACTTTAGGTAGCAATGGCTTTTAAATTTGTTGGTGGTTGAGCTCTAACCTCGCCATGGATCCTGATGCAAATTTCGTTATAGATCATGGCAGATCACTTACAGTACTTCAGATCACTTGCAAATTATATAACGCTACCACATCCATCAACTCTGGCTTTAAGCATTATATGAGTTGGCCGTGGTTAAGTATATACTAGCCTTTAACCCGTGTGTTCACAAGGATAGTCGAAGAGAGGAACGTGTGATTGTTCtcttaattttgtttgttttcattttatgttTATCTAACAATTAAGAATCAAAATATGCTAATGTAATAATTTATTAAATAGAGGGTTTTTTGGGTGTTTTAAAATTTGGTGAAGTCTATGTCACCAAAATTagggttccaaaaaaaaaaaaatgaagacgCGACATGAACTATAATAGTCATGAATTATTTTTACAAACTAGATTATTAGAGCGTCAGTAGCGGTGGACTCAAAATTTAGAATTATATTTGGGCCTCAAGATATCAGTCGATTTGAATAGTCAGCAAAAAAAAGGATAAGATTGAGTTTCGAATTTTGCCTGTACTTTAGACCTATTTTGAGACTTATACGAAGAATCAAAATAACACACGAAAGTAAATAATTCATTGAACTTTTAGCGATAGCAATCGCTCAAGAGGACATCCCGAGTAAAAGTGGGAGCGTACAATAGCCAAGATTGGATTGACCCCAAATCTAAAATAGAACAAACTAGAGGGTGTACTACACCATCAAATTTGTTGCCTTTTGAgttagctgtttttttttttctaaggaGTCTTGGTTTCATATCTCCCCTTTACGTACTAtcttttttaattaataaattattttaattgcaaaaaaaaaaaaaaaatctagtagAAGTCAAAGGTAAGACCCTAATATCCCAAAGACAATtaccaacaatgaaaacattGTCACGATCTTGAGATTTGTGAATAAACCAATATAGTCTGATTTAAGGGAAAGCAAAAATCCAGCGGAACGATCAAAGCTATCCTCGACCCAGCATAACTCACACTACTTGTCTAGTCATGCAATTGTGATATATTCACAGTGCACCTGTACTGAGAGTCATGTCAACCCGctaagaaatttgattccccGGCCTATGTAAGATCCCCCGCCTCTTGCTTCAAATTCAAAAGTCATGTTGTAGGAGCTTTCTTTTGAAGTCAATTTTGAGCTTTATTAGTTTATATAGAAATATTAGGTTTAGAACATTACAAAAGTGGTTTAGATATTCTAGCATTGAATGATGTTTACTTGCCTAAGTTTGCAAGGAATAAGATTTAGAATCGAGGGTAATTTTAAGTCCTTTTTGTAATAGGCTTCTAATGTCTAGTAATCAAATATCCAGAATTCAGTAATCAAATCGTCTATCTTTCCATCCtccttcaaaaccctaaattttccAATCCGGTCTCCTCAACATCGATCGATCTTAACATATATCCTGCACAACTTCCGATCAACAAGACCGAGAGCTAGCTAGGGGGTCGATAATCGTAGAGAACCAACCATGTTCACCAGGCTAATTGGGAAACCTAAAGCGGATGAATCCTCCGGTGCCCTAACCACCATGTCCTTAGAAAAGTTAACCGAGACACTTGAAGTGCTGGAGCGAAAGGAGAAAGTACTAGAGAGGAAGGCTGCTGTTGAACATGAAAGGGCCAAGGCTTTCTCCAAAGCAAAGAATAAAAGAGCTGCTATTCAGTGTTTGATTAAGAAGAAGAGGTTCGAAGAGCAAATAGAGATACTCGGAAAATCCCAACTGCGACTCCATGATCAGATGATACTGCTAGAAGGTGCGAAAGCTACCACGGAAACTCTAGATGCCTTGAGAACTGGAGCAGCTGCAATGAAGGCAATGCAGAAAGCAACAAAGATAGATGACGTAGACAAGGTCATGGATGAAATTAATGAGCAGATGGAGAACATGAAGCAGATCCAGGAAGCTTTGTCGAATCCGATTGGTGACGGCTTTGATGAGGATGAGTTGGAAGCAGAACTTGAAGAGCTCGAAGCCGCTGAGCTGGAACGAGAACTTCTTCAGCCTGTAACTACAAGCACGTCTACTTCTGCAGCTCCGGTGCAGGTCCCAGCAGGAGTTAGGCAACCCAGTACTCGTCCTGTTCCGGAGAAGCGTAGTGCTGAAGAAGATGAACTGGCTGCTTTGCAGGCTGAGATGGCACTATAATAAGCAGGTACACCCTCTGCAGGATAAATGGTTCGAACCATTGATTTGGTACGTACTGAGAAACATTATTTGAACTGCATGGTTTCTGTGGATAAATTTTAATAACCGAAAGAAAATTTGTTCTAAGTTGGTAATTTTTGCATGTGATACTTCTTTCTATTTGTTAGTTGATAAATTTGCAGGCTTTGGAATGTGTTTGAACACAATAGAGCGAGTGTAGTTTAAGATTTTTCTCCAGCTATTTGTAATGTGAAGTTATTAATAACTGTTTATATTCGATACTTGGAATAtctgcttaatttttttttcccacgcATGAAAAGAGACCAAAGGAAAACTATAATTAAGAAGGGGGACTCCAGG belongs to Rosa chinensis cultivar Old Blush chromosome 4, RchiOBHm-V2, whole genome shotgun sequence and includes:
- the LOC112196906 gene encoding vacuolar protein sorting-associated protein 32 homolog 2; this encodes MFTRLIGKPKADESSGALTTMSLEKLTETLEVLERKEKVLERKAAVEHERAKAFSKAKNKRAAIQCLIKKKRFEEQIEILGKSQLRLHDQMILLEGAKATTETLDALRTGAAAMKAMQKATKIDDVDKVMDEINEQMENMKQIQEALSNPIGDGFDEDELEAELEELEAAELERELLQPVTTSTSTSAAPVQVPAGVRQPSTRPVPEKRSAEEDELAALQAEMAL